GAGGTCACCGAGGGCGCGGCAGCGACATAGCTCGGCGGCGTGGCCACAGTGGATTTTTTCTGCTGGGCCATCTGCTTTTCCAGGGCGTTGACCTTGTTTTGCAGGCTGCGCATTCCGGCGGCCAGACGCACTTTTTCGGCCAGGAAGTACAGGGTGCAAAACAGGCCGCCGGCCACGAAGCTCATGAGCAACACGACGTAAAAGGGAACGCCGGGGGACTGGATCTGATAGCCGAACGCGCCGAGCTTGAGCAGCAACGGGGTTTCCAGAATGGCAGTGTTCTGCACGAAAAAGAGCATGCAGACAAAGAAGAAAGCCAGCAGGAAAAGCACTTTGATCACGCGCATCGAGGCCTCCTTGTCACGACGTGACGGTTGCGAGGTAATCCGAAAAAAACGGTTCGAGCCGGTCATAGGTGGAAACGAGCAACTGCGGCATGACCCGCGTTTCGCTAAAAACAGCCATGAACGAGGAGTCGCCGTTCCACCGGGGCACCATCTGATAGTGCAGGTGGGCGGCGATCCCGGAACCGGCAGCTTCGCCCAGGTTCAGGCCGATATTGATGCCCTGGGGCTTCATGCACTCTTTGATCACCCGGGTACAGTAGGCAAGGCCCCGGGTCAGTTCCAGGTTTTCCTCGGGCGCAAGCTCCGTCAGGCAACTGGCATGACGCAATGGGGTAACCATGAGGTGGCCGGAATTATAGGGAAATTTGTTCATGATCACGAAGCTGTGCCGGC
The sequence above is drawn from the Desulfovibrio sp. TomC genome and encodes:
- a CDS encoding LapA family protein, with the translated sequence MRVIKVLFLLAFFFVCMLFFVQNTAILETPLLLKLGAFGYQIQSPGVPFYVVLLMSFVAGGLFCTLYFLAEKVRLAAGMRSLQNKVNALEKQMAQQKKSTVATPPSYVAAAPSVTSTPAPAVAEPAKKAEA
- a CDS encoding HIT family protein, which translates into the protein MEVLWAPWRMDYILGPKPDACVFCLPQTRDEDRERLVLARGRHSFVIMNKFPYNSGHLMVTPLRHASCLTELAPEENLELTRGLAYCTRVIKECMKPQGINIGLNLGEAAGSGIAAHLHYQMVPRWNGDSSFMAVFSETRVMPQLLVSTYDRLEPFFSDYLATVTS